From one Rhopalosiphum padi isolate XX-2018 chromosome 2, ASM2088224v1, whole genome shotgun sequence genomic stretch:
- the LOC132919464 gene encoding queuine tRNA-ribosyltransferase catalytic subunit, whose amino-acid sequence MEKPLKFDVIATCNTSRARTSLMKLPHYTVETPVFMPVGTKGSVKSVLPEQLEDINCQIILGNTYHLGLRPGVELLKKAKGLHNFMGWKRALLTDSGGFQMVSLLHMADINEQGVNFESPYDGTKSLLTPEKSIQIQNAIGADIMMQLDDVVPTTSKDNERMEEATYRTTRWLDRCLSAHERPNEQNIFPIVQGGLIEHLRKLSASLHLERIVNGYAIGGLSGGEAKEDFWKMVLLSTQMLPEDKPKYVMGVGFAVDLVICCALGADMFDCVFPTRTARFGCALTSNGQISLRQKKFQMDFGPIEKNCICSTCKTYTRAYIHQIVATEAVSCNLLSVHNLNYQMQLMKGIRESIKVNKFPEFVQEFMINMYPDKNYPQWCIDALQSVNIELK is encoded by the coding sequence aTGGAAAAACCTTTGAAATTTGATGTGATTGCCACCTGCAATACTTCGAGAGCTCGTACTAGTTTAATGAAATTACCACATTATACAGTGGAAACACCAGTGTTTATGCCTGTTGGTACCAAAGGATCTGTTAAATCTGTTTTACCAGAACAGCTGGAAGACATTAATTGTCAAATTATTCTAGGAAACACATATCATTTGGGATTACGTCCTGgagttgaattattaaaaaaagccaAAGGACTTCATAATTTTATGGGTTGGAAACGTGCTCTACTTACTGATTCTGGGGGCTTTCAAATGGTTTCATTGTTACATATGGCTGATATTAATGAACAAGGTGTTAATTTTGAATCACCTTATGACGGTACAAAAAGCTTGTTAACTCCTGAGAAGTCTATTCAAATACAAAATGCTATTGGTGCAGATATAATGATGCAGTTAGATGATGTTGTACCAACTACTTCAAAAGACAATGAAAGAATGGAAGAAGCTACGTATAGAACAACACGCTGGTTAGATCGTTGTTTAAGTGCTCATGAAAGACctaatgaacaaaatatatttccaattgTCCAAGGAGGTCTTATTGAACATTTAAGAAAGTTAAGTGCCAGTTTACATTTAGAAAGAATAGTAAATGGTTATGCTATAGGTGGTCTTAGTGGCGGGGAAGCCAAAGAAGATTTTTGGAAAATGGTTCTTCTATCTACTCAAATGTTACCCGAAGATAAACCTAAGTATGTGATGGGAGTTGGATTTGCAGTTGATTTAGTAATTTGTTGTGCTTTAGGAGCAGACATGTTTGACTGTGTATTTCCGACAAGAACAGCTCGTTTTGGTTGTGCATTAACTTCAAATGGTCAGATTAGTTTAAGACAAAAAAAGTTCCAAATGGATTTTGGAccgattgaaaaaaattgtatctgtTCTACTTGTAAGACGTATACTCGAGCATATATACATCAGATTGTTGCTACTGAAGCTGTTTCCTGCAATTTATTATCAGTGCATAATCTTAATTATCAAATGCAGTTGATGAAGGGCATTAGAGAAAGCATTAAGGTAAACAAATTTCCAGAATTTGTTCaggaatttatgataaatatgtatCCAGATAAGAATTATCCACAGTGGTGTATTGATGCACTGCAGTCGGTGAATatagaactaaaataa